TGAAGGTCTGCCCCTGATCCAGGTTGCCCGAGTCGAACCCGTCACCCGTGACGGTATGGGCCACCCTATCCCGATTGGTCCACACCACGCTATCACCGGCCCGGATTTCTATCTCCGCAGCATCAAAGGCGAATCCGGCGATGTCCACGGCAAGGGTCTGGGGTTCGGGCTGGGGTGATGGTGAAGGCTCCGGTTCCGGTTCAGCCTGCTGCTCAGGTGGTGGCGTGAGTTCGGGTTCAGGCTCAGGTTCAGGCTCGGGTTCCGGCTGGGGTTCGGGTTGCAGGTCACCGCCGGACCCTTGGTCTTCCGAAGGTTCCTGTCGGGACACCATCTCTTGCTCAGCATCGGCGTCGGGATCTACGGTTGCCTCATCCTGCCCCATTTCCTCGGTTTCGGGGACTTCATCAGTGGGCGGGGACTCCACCGAACCAGCTTCCTCTTTGAGAGACGGGGGCGTATCGGGCCGGCTGGTGCAGGCTGCAAAGGCCAAAACCACCAACATCATTACAATGACGAGGATTATCCCCGTCCGATTCCAGCCGGCACGCCGGTTATTCATCATGGACCGAACCTCCCAACTTCCGTTTCCCATGAATACGCCGGCGGCCGGCATCCGGATTTAACGGGGCCGCCGGACAGGGAGGCCCACCCAACTGGGCGAAGATACCAGTTGACCCGGTGGAGGAGGGTAGCCAGTGTCCCTGCTCAAGGAAA
The DNA window shown above is from Sphingobacteriaceae bacterium and carries:
- a CDS encoding cupredoxin family copper-binding protein; its protein translation is MMNNRRAGWNRTGIILVIVMMLVVLAFAACTSRPDTPPSLKEEAGSVESPPTDEVPETEEMGQDEATVDPDADAEQEMVSRQEPSEDQGSGGDLQPEPQPEPEPEPEPEPELTPPPEQQAEPEPEPSPSPQPEPQTLAVDIAGFAFDAAEIEIRAGDSVVWTNRDRVAHTVTGDGFDSGNLDQGQTFTFSFEEAGEYQFVCAYHPSMQGVVKVLPR